The proteins below come from a single Kitasatospora sp. NBC_00315 genomic window:
- a CDS encoding RHS repeat-associated core domain-containing protein, with amino-acid sequence MSNQIVKALEHGAQKLGKTLAEDAGKALKGFYRKAGDNLKNVAHNTREADGKHAKDLEKILKGDAKKTPHTVHADGGGPRDRGGPPKNDGRGRRQVDKPHESGRPQDSVCPGGEPVDMATGRMFIEQMDLSLPGSLPLLFKRSFESGYQAGRWMGPRWVCTFDERLEIDAQGVVYLSADRISQAYPHPEPGDPSQATAGARLDLAVDATTGDYTLTDASTGLVREFTTWPDGGTAPLTAIRDRSGHRVHFAYDADGSPLSMTHSGGYRVLVTVDSGRITALRLAGAGEDGRDVLLTRYGYTDGHLSSVYNSSGRPLRFANDSQGRVVSWTDRNGTQYRYTYDQYDRVLAEGAADGTLGFGFAYGEPDPVTGVRVHSETNALGHTVLHHVNELSQVVAQSDPLGHTTRFERDEYDRLLSRTDPLGRVTRFEYDGAGDVVAVTHPDGERSTAAYAGELSLPAVITRPGGLTWRQTYDEAGRRTSVTDPTGATTRYGYDEAGHLASVTDPLGHSTLVRCNAAGLPLEVTDRSGATSRYDRDGFGRVVTVTDQLGGITRLTWTIEGAIASLTAPDRTIETWAYDDEGNLLTHTDRVGRVSTFEYTPFETLAARTGPDGARLAFDYDAHMQLVKVTNALGQTWDYVYDAAGQLIEESDFNGRTVGYRLDAAGQLVSRTNPLGARIDYSYDDIGRLTGKNADGAATTYGYDPAGHLVRATGPDADLLRTVDPLGNLLTETVNGRTLTHARDMMARPVGRTTPSGHTSAWTYNRGGRRTSLVTPDGRLDFAYDAAGQESERGIGERLTLASTWDSEHRLTGQILSAGPSVLQRRGYSYRADGVLTGVEDELGGDRSFDIDAAGRVTAVHAATWTESYAYDPAGNLTEAEWPATGATEAALGTRSYQGTELGSAGRIRYEYDGAGRIVLRQVTRLSRKPDSWHYDWDAEDRLTAVTTPDGTRWRYRYDPFGRRIAKQRLAADGVTVAEWTDFTWDGSTLAEQTTHAPYLPGPHTLTWNHKGLQPLAQTETITTPATADTPQEQIDRRFFAIVTDLVGTPTELVDPASATVAWRATPTLWGNTTWPSSSSTYTPLRFPGQYFDPETRLHYNLHRYYDPETARYTSPDPLGLSPAPNADGYVHNPHTWCDPLGLMPDPNDATRKHLMDLGKKRITDVASTLGDDETPPGAYTVGKDRTTGKIYYGDSGPETGHEQAVTDAMPKESHHERGRPPGVCGEPRMFTNAIKDGADPKNVDLVTVNPKGKKFKMCSNCQTWVPDFGGEVLTG; translated from the coding sequence ATGAGCAACCAGATCGTCAAGGCGCTGGAGCACGGCGCGCAGAAGCTCGGCAAGACCCTGGCGGAGGACGCCGGGAAGGCGCTGAAGGGCTTCTACCGCAAGGCCGGCGACAACCTGAAGAACGTCGCCCACAACACCCGCGAGGCCGACGGCAAGCACGCCAAGGACCTGGAGAAGATCCTCAAGGGCGACGCCAAGAAGACCCCGCACACGGTGCACGCCGACGGCGGCGGCCCGCGCGATCGCGGTGGTCCGCCCAAAAACGACGGGCGGGGCCGGCGTCAGGTGGACAAGCCGCACGAGTCCGGCCGGCCGCAGGACTCCGTCTGTCCCGGTGGTGAACCGGTCGACATGGCCACCGGGCGGATGTTCATCGAGCAGATGGACCTCTCCCTGCCGGGGTCCCTGCCGCTGCTGTTCAAGCGCTCCTTCGAGTCGGGGTACCAGGCCGGACGCTGGATGGGCCCGCGCTGGGTGTGCACGTTCGACGAACGCCTGGAGATCGACGCGCAGGGCGTGGTCTACCTCAGCGCCGACCGGATCTCGCAGGCGTACCCGCACCCGGAGCCCGGCGACCCCTCGCAGGCGACGGCCGGTGCCCGCCTGGACCTGGCGGTCGACGCCACCACCGGTGACTACACGCTGACGGACGCGTCCACCGGCCTGGTGCGGGAGTTCACCACCTGGCCCGACGGCGGGACGGCCCCGCTGACCGCGATCCGCGACCGGTCCGGCCACCGCGTCCACTTCGCCTACGACGCCGACGGCTCGCCGCTGAGCATGACCCACTCCGGTGGCTACCGGGTGCTGGTGACCGTCGACAGCGGCCGGATCACCGCCCTGCGCCTGGCCGGCGCGGGCGAGGACGGCCGGGACGTCCTGCTGACCCGCTACGGGTACACCGACGGCCACCTGAGCTCGGTCTACAACTCCTCCGGCCGGCCGCTGCGGTTCGCCAACGACTCGCAGGGGCGGGTGGTCTCCTGGACGGACCGCAACGGCACGCAGTACCGCTACACCTACGACCAGTACGACCGGGTCCTCGCGGAGGGCGCCGCCGACGGCACCCTCGGGTTCGGCTTCGCCTACGGCGAGCCGGATCCGGTCACCGGGGTCAGGGTCCACTCCGAGACCAACGCGCTCGGCCACACCGTCCTCCACCACGTCAACGAGCTCTCCCAGGTGGTCGCCCAGAGCGATCCGCTGGGCCACACCACCCGGTTCGAACGGGACGAGTACGACCGCCTGCTCTCGCGGACCGACCCGCTCGGGCGGGTCACCCGGTTCGAGTACGACGGCGCGGGCGACGTCGTCGCCGTCACCCACCCCGACGGCGAGCGCTCCACGGCGGCCTACGCCGGGGAGCTGAGCCTCCCGGCGGTGATCACCAGGCCGGGCGGCCTGACCTGGCGACAGACCTACGACGAGGCCGGCCGGCGCACCTCGGTGACCGATCCGACCGGCGCCACCACCCGGTACGGCTACGACGAGGCGGGCCACCTGGCCTCGGTCACCGACCCGCTGGGCCACTCCACGCTCGTCCGGTGCAACGCGGCCGGCCTCCCGCTGGAGGTCACCGACCGCTCCGGAGCGACCAGCCGGTACGACCGGGACGGCTTCGGCCGGGTCGTTACCGTCACCGACCAGCTCGGCGGGATCACCCGGCTGACCTGGACGATCGAGGGCGCGATCGCCTCGCTCACCGCCCCGGACCGGACCATCGAGACCTGGGCCTACGACGACGAGGGCAACCTCCTCACGCACACCGACCGCGTCGGCCGGGTCAGTACCTTCGAGTACACGCCCTTCGAGACCCTCGCCGCCCGCACCGGACCGGACGGCGCCCGCCTCGCGTTCGACTACGACGCCCACATGCAGCTCGTCAAGGTCACCAACGCGCTCGGCCAGACCTGGGACTACGTCTACGACGCCGCCGGGCAGCTGATCGAGGAGTCCGACTTCAACGGCCGCACGGTCGGCTACCGCCTGGACGCCGCCGGGCAGCTCGTCTCCCGGACCAACCCCCTGGGCGCGCGGATCGACTACTCCTACGACGACATCGGCCGGCTCACCGGGAAGAACGCGGACGGAGCGGCCACCACCTACGGCTACGACCCCGCCGGGCACCTCGTCCGCGCCACCGGCCCGGACGCCGATCTGCTCCGCACCGTGGACCCGCTCGGCAACCTGCTGACCGAGACCGTCAACGGACGGACCCTCACCCACGCCCGGGACATGATGGCCCGGCCGGTCGGACGCACCACCCCGAGCGGCCACACCAGCGCCTGGACGTACAACCGGGGCGGGCGCCGGACCTCGCTGGTCACTCCGGACGGCCGGCTCGACTTCGCCTACGACGCCGCCGGCCAGGAGTCCGAGCGCGGTATCGGCGAGCGCCTGACCCTGGCCAGCACCTGGGACAGCGAGCACCGCCTCACCGGCCAGATCCTCAGCGCCGGGCCGTCGGTGCTGCAACGCCGGGGCTACTCCTACCGCGCCGACGGCGTCCTCACGGGGGTCGAGGACGAGCTCGGCGGCGACCGCAGCTTCGACATCGACGCCGCCGGCCGGGTCACCGCCGTCCACGCCGCGACCTGGACCGAGAGCTACGCCTACGACCCGGCCGGAAACCTCACCGAGGCCGAGTGGCCCGCCACCGGCGCCACCGAGGCCGCCCTCGGCACCCGCAGCTACCAGGGGACCGAGCTCGGCAGCGCCGGCCGCATCCGGTACGAGTACGACGGGGCCGGCCGCATCGTCCTGCGGCAGGTCACCCGGCTCTCCCGGAAGCCCGACAGCTGGCACTACGACTGGGACGCCGAGGACCGCCTCACCGCCGTCACCACCCCCGACGGCACCCGCTGGCGCTATCGCTACGACCCGTTCGGCCGGCGGATCGCCAAGCAGCGCCTGGCCGCGGACGGCGTCACCGTCGCCGAGTGGACGGACTTCACCTGGGACGGCAGCACCCTCGCCGAGCAGACCACGCACGCCCCCTACCTCCCCGGCCCGCACACGCTGACCTGGAACCACAAGGGCCTCCAGCCGCTCGCCCAGACCGAGACCATCACCACCCCCGCGACGGCCGACACGCCCCAGGAGCAGATCGACCGCCGCTTCTTCGCCATCGTCACCGACCTGGTCGGCACGCCCACCGAACTCGTCGACCCGGCCTCCGCCACCGTCGCCTGGCGCGCCACCCCCACCCTCTGGGGCAACACCACCTGGCCCAGCTCCAGCAGCACGTACACCCCGCTGCGCTTCCCCGGTCAGTACTTCGACCCCGAGACCCGGCTGCACTACAACCTGCACCGGTACTACGACCCCGAGACGGCCCGCTACACCAGCCCCGACCCGCTCGGTCTCAGCCCGGCCCCGAACGCCGACGGCTACGTCCACAATCCGCACACCTGGTGCGACCCGCTGGGGCTGATGCCGGATCCCAACGACGCCACCAGGAAGCACCTGATGGACCTGGGGAAGAAGCGGATCACGGACGTCGCGTCGACCCTCGGCGACGACGAGACCCCGCCGGGGGCCTACACCGTCGGCAAGGACCGGACCACCGGTAAGATCTACTACGGCGACAGCGGCCCGGAGACCGGCCACGAGCAGGCCGTGACGGATGCGATGCCCAAGGAGTCCCACCACGAACGCGGCCGCCCGCCGGGTGTCTGCGGCGAGCCGCGGATGTTCACCAACGCGATCAAGGACGGGGCCGATCCGAAGAACGTGGACCTGGTCACCGTCAACCCCAAGGGGAAGAAGTTCAAGATGTGCTCGAACTGCCAGACGTGGGTGCCCGATTTCGGAGGAGAGGTTCTGACCGGATGA
- a CDS encoding WXG100 family type VII secretion target: MAIELPGEVVSLLSFIGINWPTVNEDKVREFASHVREFAESVESAHRDSTATIHALGEAYEGASYEALLAKWSQVSDAHFNELVQACHVVATALDVAAGVIVAMKIETIAELVVLAVALVADQAAAVATFGLAEAAVIAIEEAGKRLVNALEQQLEQYVIGQVIEAAINPLVDVVAGAVAGLVFKGAESALGVSGGGGGTGFRIDPAALESHAQTMHQHAETVAGHAQTFQSRIAGVSFE, encoded by the coding sequence GTGGCGATCGAGTTGCCGGGCGAGGTGGTCTCGCTGTTGTCGTTCATCGGCATCAACTGGCCGACGGTGAACGAGGACAAGGTGCGTGAGTTCGCCTCGCACGTGAGGGAGTTCGCGGAGAGCGTGGAGTCGGCGCACCGGGATTCGACGGCGACGATCCACGCGTTGGGTGAGGCGTACGAGGGGGCGTCCTACGAGGCGTTGCTGGCCAAGTGGTCGCAGGTGTCGGACGCGCACTTCAACGAGCTGGTGCAGGCGTGCCATGTGGTGGCGACGGCGTTGGACGTGGCGGCGGGGGTGATCGTGGCGATGAAGATCGAGACGATCGCCGAGCTGGTGGTGCTGGCGGTGGCGTTGGTGGCGGACCAGGCGGCGGCGGTGGCGACGTTCGGTCTGGCGGAGGCGGCGGTGATCGCGATCGAGGAGGCCGGCAAGCGGCTGGTCAACGCTCTGGAGCAGCAGTTGGAGCAGTACGTGATCGGGCAGGTGATCGAGGCGGCGATCAACCCGTTGGTGGACGTGGTGGCGGGCGCGGTGGCCGGGTTGGTGTTCAAGGGTGCGGAGTCGGCGCTCGGGGTGTCGGGCGGCGGGGGCGGTACGGGGTTCCGGATCGATCCGGCGGCGCTGGAGTCGCACGCGCAGACGATGCACCAGCACGCCGAGACGGTGGCCGGGCACGCGCAGACCTTCCAGTCCAGGATCGCGGGGGTGAGCTTCGAATGA
- a CDS encoding Scr1 family TA system antitoxin-like transcriptional regulator — MTRRPSSGPHLRSSAASLFGTLLRRTREAKGMSQGELARLIPCSRPQITRIEQGLRVPQYSLVTACDTILDTGGELLSIWEEVDWYAQVEHPDWFQRFVRLEAKAVSIQEFQTPWISGLLQTEAYARAILTVGNVTGDEQLLEERVTARLTRQHRVTGPDAPLLTVILAETALRQTVGGRQVMHDQLLHLLRMGGRRNVTVQVAPFALGELNRLSTSLIILTSPEGRKCAYSETLAHGHFLENPQKVQEWQRRYDQLRGDALSRQDSARLIRSVMEGLLNMSSTAPDLSRAVWRKASYSGPEAGNCVEAATGLPGLVPVRDSKDPAGPVLVFPAAAWASFVTAVRSGEFPASV, encoded by the coding sequence ATGACCCGTCGACCGTCGAGCGGCCCTCATCTGCGGTCGAGCGCCGCATCCCTGTTCGGGACGCTGCTCCGGCGCACCCGCGAGGCCAAGGGCATGTCGCAGGGGGAGCTGGCGCGGCTCATCCCGTGCAGCCGCCCGCAGATCACCCGGATCGAGCAGGGGTTGCGGGTGCCGCAGTACTCGCTCGTGACGGCCTGCGACACGATCCTCGACACCGGCGGGGAGCTGCTGTCGATCTGGGAGGAGGTCGACTGGTACGCGCAGGTGGAGCATCCGGACTGGTTCCAACGGTTCGTACGACTCGAAGCCAAGGCGGTCAGCATTCAGGAGTTCCAGACCCCTTGGATCTCCGGGCTCCTGCAGACCGAGGCGTACGCCCGAGCGATCCTCACCGTCGGAAACGTGACCGGCGACGAGCAGCTCCTCGAGGAGCGGGTGACCGCCCGACTCACCCGTCAGCACCGTGTCACCGGCCCGGACGCACCACTCCTGACCGTGATCCTCGCAGAGACGGCGCTGCGCCAGACGGTCGGTGGTCGGCAGGTGATGCACGACCAACTCCTGCATCTTCTAAGGATGGGAGGACGCAGGAACGTGACGGTCCAAGTGGCCCCCTTCGCTCTCGGCGAGCTCAACCGACTGAGCACCTCCTTGATCATCCTGACCTCGCCCGAGGGCAGGAAGTGCGCCTACTCCGAGACGCTGGCGCACGGCCACTTCCTCGAGAATCCGCAGAAGGTACAGGAGTGGCAGCGGCGGTACGATCAGCTCAGGGGTGACGCGCTCTCGCGTCAGGACAGTGCACGCCTGATCCGCAGCGTGATGGAAGGACTGCTCAACATGAGCTCCACCGCCCCCGACCTCTCCAGGGCCGTCTGGCGAAAGGCCAGTTACAGCGGGCCCGAAGCCGGCAACTGCGTCGAGGCCGCCACCGGTCTCCCCGGTCTCGTCCCCGTCCGCGACTCCAAGGACCCGGCCGGCCCGGTCCTCGTCTTCCCGGCGGCCGCCTGGGCGTCCTTCGTCACCGCAGTCCGCTCCGGCGAGTTCCCCGCCTCCGTCTGA
- a CDS encoding ATP-binding protein — MPEILDRPDAVAGECAVLLPHHRRSAGVARLLLRRLLEGLEGGEQLLEVGELLVSELVANAVEHVRMPAGRVIELRCRVAAGHLRIEVADAGGELPRVRELTVEAESGRGLRLVRELALAWGCCPRTGGNGKVVWAVVGPDGLPGESTA; from the coding sequence ATGCCCGAAATCCTCGACAGACCGGACGCCGTGGCAGGCGAGTGTGCCGTCCTACTGCCGCACCACCGCAGGTCGGCCGGTGTGGCCAGGCTGCTGCTGAGGCGCCTCCTGGAGGGCCTGGAGGGCGGCGAACAACTGCTGGAGGTAGGCGAGTTGCTGGTCAGCGAGCTGGTCGCGAACGCGGTTGAGCACGTCCGAATGCCGGCCGGGCGGGTGATCGAGCTCCGCTGCCGGGTGGCGGCCGGGCACCTGCGGATCGAGGTCGCGGACGCGGGCGGCGAACTGCCCCGAGTACGGGAGCTGACGGTCGAGGCGGAGTCCGGGCGAGGTCTCCGGCTGGTCAGGGAGTTGGCGCTGGCCTGGGGGTGCTGCCCACGGACGGGTGGGAACGGCAAAGTCGTCTGGGCGGTCGTCGGCCCGGACGGTCTGCCGGGGGAGTCGACCGCGTGA
- a CDS encoding MarR family winged helix-turn-helix transcriptional regulator has protein sequence MTGDSSTDLLTSRLGYLFKHAHLQLTEASTRALEPFGIGGRELAVLAVLAGEDPLSQLEAAGRLGVDRTTMVALVDALEGKALVERRRSERDRRRNIVQPTPAGRDLLHRAEQTRRETERRFLAPLAPADADGLVRALQTLVTSRPTAD, from the coding sequence ATGACCGGCGACAGCTCCACCGACCTCCTCACCTCCCGCCTCGGCTACCTGTTCAAGCACGCCCACCTGCAGCTGACCGAGGCGTCCACGCGGGCGCTGGAGCCGTTCGGGATCGGCGGCCGGGAGCTCGCCGTCCTCGCCGTGCTCGCCGGCGAGGACCCGCTCTCCCAGCTGGAGGCGGCCGGCCGCCTCGGCGTCGACCGGACGACGATGGTGGCACTGGTGGACGCGCTGGAGGGCAAGGCCCTCGTCGAGCGCCGCCGCAGCGAACGGGACCGGCGGCGCAACATCGTGCAGCCGACCCCTGCCGGCCGGGATCTGCTGCACCGCGCCGAGCAGACCCGCCGGGAGACGGAGCGGCGGTTCCTGGCCCCGCTCGCGCCGGCGGACGCGGACGGGCTGGTGCGCGCACTGCAGACCCTGGTGACCTCCCGGCCGACCGCCGACTGA
- a CDS encoding LLM class flavin-dependent oxidoreductase, whose protein sequence is MGEQHRIQLTFGVKTTPMRATYDEIRRVWEEADALPEIADAWLWDHLMPIAGPKDGQVLEGWTLLSALAAQTRRLRLGLLVTSNRVREPAVLGKIATTVDVISGGRLVMGLGVGGTHQPPGAGGIAGVNPAVAEYEGYGLTLVPPAEGIARLAETVDILRGMWTQDVFDHEGRHYTLRGNRNDPKPVQRPGPPLLIGGWGTRTLRLVAEQADIWNIPGPPHHAVGYLAERGRVLDDHCAAIGRDPRTITRSVQFTVSYDDPAGDRATILELIAAGFTHIVLSLRSPYPRGAAQWLVDEIITPVRDARQG, encoded by the coding sequence ATGGGCGAGCAACACCGGATTCAGCTGACCTTCGGGGTCAAGACCACACCGATGCGGGCCACCTACGACGAGATCCGCCGGGTCTGGGAGGAGGCCGACGCGCTGCCGGAGATCGCGGACGCGTGGCTGTGGGATCACCTGATGCCGATCGCGGGCCCGAAGGACGGGCAGGTGCTCGAAGGCTGGACGCTGCTGAGCGCCCTCGCCGCGCAGACCCGGCGCCTGCGGCTCGGCCTGCTGGTCACCAGCAACCGGGTGCGGGAGCCGGCCGTCCTGGGCAAGATCGCCACCACGGTCGACGTGATCTCCGGCGGACGCCTGGTCATGGGGCTCGGGGTGGGCGGCACCCACCAGCCCCCCGGCGCCGGGGGCATCGCCGGGGTGAACCCCGCGGTCGCCGAGTACGAGGGGTACGGCCTGACCCTCGTGCCGCCGGCCGAGGGCATCGCCCGGCTGGCGGAGACCGTCGACATCCTCCGGGGCATGTGGACGCAGGACGTCTTCGACCACGAGGGCCGCCACTACACGCTCAGGGGGAACCGCAACGACCCCAAGCCCGTCCAGCGGCCGGGGCCGCCGCTGCTGATCGGCGGCTGGGGCACGCGGACCCTGCGCCTGGTGGCCGAGCAGGCGGACATCTGGAACATCCCCGGCCCCCCGCACCACGCCGTCGGGTACCTGGCCGAGCGCGGCCGCGTGCTGGACGACCACTGCGCGGCCATCGGGCGCGACCCGCGAACGATCACCCGCTCCGTCCAGTTCACCGTCTCCTACGACGACCCCGCCGGTGACCGGGCGACGATCCTGGAGCTCATCGCCGCGGGTTTCACGCACATCGTGCTCAGCCTGCGCAGCCCGTACCCGCGAGGCGCCGCGCAGTGGCTCGTCGACGAGATCATCACTCCCGTCCGTGACGCCCGGCAGGGCTGA
- a CDS encoding DUF6445 family protein gives MPSHPQRTSALPVLPYRKPTRDRDYWLIDDVLPNIDAVRARVLARDDWAEGYPHKPESWPGLRTMPGLEPAELARVERLVMKATGARRIWPETAPGGATLNHNCVQVVGKDECESRPHTDSRALCRYAAVLYLNPDVPKDAGTSFYRQSLPGGLLGGNMVTAPHNNLVEALGTRYVPADHFTEDVRVPHRYNRLLLYTSNMIHSATGYWGSTLAEKRMTAVFFWMA, from the coding sequence ATGCCCTCACACCCCCAGAGGACCTCCGCCCTCCCGGTCCTGCCCTACCGCAAACCCACGCGTGACAGGGACTACTGGCTCATCGACGACGTCCTGCCGAACATCGACGCCGTGCGCGCCCGCGTCCTCGCCCGGGACGACTGGGCCGAGGGGTACCCGCACAAGCCGGAGAGCTGGCCCGGCCTGCGCACCATGCCCGGTCTGGAGCCGGCCGAACTGGCGCGGGTGGAACGGCTGGTGATGAAGGCGACCGGCGCTCGGAGGATCTGGCCCGAGACCGCTCCGGGCGGCGCCACCCTCAACCACAACTGCGTCCAGGTCGTCGGCAAGGACGAGTGCGAATCCCGTCCGCACACCGACTCGCGCGCACTCTGCCGCTACGCCGCCGTGCTCTACCTCAACCCCGACGTGCCCAAGGACGCCGGCACCAGCTTCTACCGGCAGAGCCTGCCCGGCGGACTGCTCGGCGGGAACATGGTGACGGCCCCGCACAACAACCTGGTCGAGGCCCTCGGCACCCGCTACGTCCCCGCGGACCACTTCACCGAGGACGTCCGCGTGCCGCACCGCTACAACCGCCTGCTGCTCTACACCTCCAACATGATCCACAGCGCCACCGGCTACTGGGGCAGCACCCTGGCGGAGAAGCGCATGACGGCGGTCTTCTTCTGGATGGCCTGA
- a CDS encoding phosphoribosylanthranilate isomerase, protein MFVKICGLSTIRDIEAAVRGGADAVGFVLTESPRRVNPALVRELVEAVPAKVLTVAVFRDEPADEVRRAVRAAGVGAVQLHGDHPADAFAELRDLGLTLVRATSAASAAGAAAGDFGEDLLLLDSPVPGSGESWDWSELGTTPPAGRWLLAGGLTPANVAEAVTLARPWGVDVSSGVEIRRGVKSPDLIEEFLRRAKAAG, encoded by the coding sequence GTGTTCGTCAAGATCTGTGGTCTGAGCACCATCCGGGACATCGAGGCCGCGGTACGGGGCGGCGCGGACGCGGTGGGCTTCGTGCTGACCGAGAGCCCGCGCCGGGTGAACCCGGCACTGGTGCGCGAGCTGGTCGAGGCGGTGCCCGCGAAGGTGCTCACGGTGGCGGTCTTCCGCGACGAGCCGGCCGACGAGGTACGGCGCGCCGTCCGCGCGGCGGGCGTCGGCGCGGTGCAGCTCCACGGCGATCACCCTGCCGACGCCTTCGCCGAACTGCGCGACCTCGGGCTGACGCTGGTCCGCGCCACCTCCGCCGCTTCCGCCGCCGGAGCCGCCGCCGGCGACTTCGGCGAGGACCTGCTGCTGCTCGACTCCCCCGTACCGGGCTCCGGCGAGAGCTGGGACTGGTCCGAGCTGGGCACCACCCCGCCGGCCGGCCGCTGGCTGCTGGCCGGCGGCCTGACCCCCGCGAACGTCGCCGAGGCCGTCACCCTGGCCCGCCCCTGGGGCGTGGACGTCTCCAGCGGCGTGGAGATCAGGCGCGGCGTGAAGAGCCCCGACCTGATCGAGGAGTTCCTCCGCCGGGCCAAGGCGGCCGGGTAG
- a CDS encoding GntR family transcriptional regulator: MADPLNRAPVSAQELLRDQVANALRVALISGELRPGTVYSAPVLAADFGVSATPVREAMLDLAREGLVEAVRNKGFRVTELTERDLGDYTEIRALIEVPTVGRITRTATTAELKQLRPLARAVVDAARTRDLVACLESDRRFHLALLALAGNTRLVETVGELHGRARLHDLTRLDRAGELMASAEEHLQLLDLMLGGDAAAAEEFMAHHLGHPHPYATAAAH; the protein is encoded by the coding sequence ATGGCCGACCCGTTGAACCGCGCTCCGGTCTCCGCCCAGGAGCTGCTGCGCGACCAGGTCGCCAACGCCCTTCGCGTCGCGCTGATCTCCGGTGAACTGCGGCCCGGCACGGTGTACTCGGCCCCCGTGCTGGCCGCCGACTTCGGCGTCTCCGCCACCCCCGTCCGCGAGGCCATGCTCGACCTGGCCCGGGAGGGCCTGGTCGAGGCCGTCCGCAACAAGGGCTTCCGGGTCACCGAGCTCACCGAGCGCGACCTCGGGGACTACACCGAGATCCGCGCCCTGATCGAGGTGCCCACCGTCGGCCGGATCACCCGCACGGCCACCACCGCGGAGCTCAAGCAGCTCCGGCCGCTGGCCCGCGCCGTCGTGGACGCCGCGCGGACGCGCGACCTGGTCGCCTGTCTGGAGAGCGACCGCCGCTTCCACCTGGCGCTGCTCGCGCTGGCCGGCAACACCCGGCTGGTGGAGACCGTCGGCGAACTGCACGGCCGCGCCCGGCTGCACGACCTCACCCGGCTCGACCGGGCCGGCGAGCTGATGGCCTCCGCCGAGGAGCACCTCCAGTTGCTCGACCTGATGCTCGGTGGCGACGCCGCCGCCGCCGAGGAGTTCATGGCCCACCACCTCGGGCACCCCCACCCGTACGCGACGGCCGCCGCCCACTGA
- a CDS encoding PPOX class F420-dependent oxidoreductase: MNDMPREQLERIVRLSAGSYLLVTTYKKDGTPVPTPVWVVRDGDALGVWTVTDSWKVKRIRNRADVLVGPCDVRGNPTGESVPATAEILGAERTAAYRTLLRRKYGLLGMVTLLGSKLRRGDTGTVGIRITLAD, translated from the coding sequence ATGAACGACATGCCGCGCGAGCAGCTCGAACGTATCGTCCGACTCTCCGCCGGGAGCTACCTGCTGGTCACCACGTACAAGAAGGACGGCACGCCCGTCCCCACCCCCGTCTGGGTGGTGCGCGACGGCGACGCGCTGGGCGTCTGGACGGTGACCGACTCCTGGAAGGTCAAGCGCATCCGCAACCGCGCCGACGTCCTGGTCGGCCCATGCGACGTGCGCGGCAACCCCACCGGGGAGTCCGTCCCGGCGACCGCCGAGATCCTCGGTGCCGAGCGGACGGCCGCCTACCGGACGCTGCTGCGCCGCAAGTACGGCCTGCTCGGCATGGTGACGCTGCTGGGCAGCAAACTGCGCCGGGGGGACACGGGCACGGTCGGGATCAGGATCACGCTCGCGGACTGA